In Pochonia chlamydosporia 170 chromosome 3, whole genome shotgun sequence, the following are encoded in one genomic region:
- a CDS encoding carboxypeptidase Y (similar to Beauveria bassiana ARSEF 2860 XP_008599072.1) gives MLKGLALSALLGSVAGQMIVGKHWHHLQQHKIQQQSQQQPLIPTISETQKPLTHSHNSEVPPFKAGQFTKKILDNETCPTYGEAQYAGTIDVTDEHRLFYWYFDSRNDPENDPIILWMNGGPGASSLIGLFNEMGPCWLDAKTDMPSPNNWSWNNNASLLFLDQPAGVGFSSLADGVAPATKDMDGAEDFQQFLNIFFDKVFPEKKKLPLHIAAESYGGHYGPTYVDHILNSRRWNSKKAFWGNITSMILVDAVIDWTGIAVGVYELLCEDVETINILNRTSCERIAQHLPEVQRLGRNCDSSYDERECFASATYADDFIHVFYAELVEAGERHMYNIHLPCPDPPECTDITKGNITYYLNLPHVKKALDIPSSTEYSVINWIINLAFSENREPWRPTTQETASVLEAYAQDPSPGDIKILVLNGNNDYIVNTPGQIWTYDNLRWRGQAEFRLKKWENLPAGIAATGKWKATKDGRLAFVAVDGAGHTVPGDVREGSYR, from the exons ATGCTCAAGGGACTCGCGCTATCTGCCCTTCTCGGCAGTGTCGCTGGTCAAATgattgttggcaaacattGGCATCACCTCCAGCAACACAAAATCCAAcagcaaagtcaacagcAACCCCTCATTCCCACGATTTCCGAGACCCAAAAGCCATTGACACACTCTCATAACTCGGAAGTTCCACCGTTCAAGGCAGGCCAATTCACTAAGAAGATCCTGGACAATGAAACCTGTCCCACCTACGGCGAGGCTCAATATGCAGGCACAATTGACGTGACCGATGAGCATCGCCTGTTCTACTGGTACTTTGACAGTCGGAACGACCCCGAGAATGACCCCATCATCTTGTGGATGAATGGAGGCCCTGGTGCCTCGTCGTTAATCGGTTTATTCAATGAAATGGGACCATGTTGGCTGGATGCAAAGACCGATATGCCCTCTCCGAATAATTGGTCCTGGAACAACAATGCCTCACTGCTGTTCCTTGATCAACCCGCTGGTGTCGGATTCTCTTCTCTCGCAGACGGCGTGGCCCCGGCTACaaaagacatggatggcGCAGAAGATTTCCAGCAATTTCTAAACATATTCTTCGACAAGGTCTTCcccgagaagaagaagttgcCTTTGCATATCGCAGCCGAGTCCTATGGCGGTCATTACGGCCCTACATACGTTGACCACATTCTCAATTCGCGGCGATGGAACTCCAAGAAGGCGTTTTGGGGTAACATAACTTCCATGATTTTGGTGGATGCCGTCATTGATTGGACGGGCATTGCTGTCGGTGTGTACGAATTACTCTGTGAGGATGTCgaaaccatcaacatcctcaaccgGACTTCCTGTGAAAGGATTGCGCAGCATCTACCAGAGGTGCAGAGACTAGGCAGAAACTGTGATAGTTCCTATGACGAAAGGGAGTGTTTCGCCTCGGCAACGTATGCTGACGATTTCATTCACGTATTTTACGCGGAACTTGTTGAAGCCGGTGAACGACACATGTACAACA TCCACTTGCCATGTCCAGATCCCCCAGAATGTACAGACATCACAAAGGGAAACATCACGTATTACCTCAATCTCCCGCACGTCAAAAAAGCTCTTGACATCCCCTCATCCACTGAGTACAGCGTAATAAATTGGATCATCAACCTTGCATTTAGCGAGAATCGCGAGCCATGGCGGCCAACCACACAGGAAACTGCCTCTGTACTTGAAGCATATGCTCAAGATCCGTCCCCGGGAGATATCAAGATACTGGTGTTGAATGGGAATAACGACTACATTGTCAACACGCCCGGGCAGATTTGGACGTATGATAACCTGCGATGGAGGGGACAGGCAGAGTTCCGATTGAAGAAATGGGAGAATTTGCCTGCTGGGATTGCGGCAACAGGGAAGTGGAAGGCCACCAAGGATGGAAGACTAGCGTTTGtggctgttgatggagcGGGACATACGGTGCCGGGAGACGTGAGGGAGGGATCGTATC Gttag
- a CDS encoding major facilitator superfamily domain-containing protein produces MDPEALNRELSLAGDKESIAMEQDIRIDPKRERQLTRKLDLFIAPIMTIIFLNAYLDRANIGNAASAEIPPKYVPRNHHQNPTNKTGRMIPLLIFCWSVVLIGTGFMHNKAQLYASRLLLGVFESGIFPCLALYLSTFYQPQEQALRVSYLFVSSALSGSFGGLFAYALLKMDGISGLQGWRWLFIIEGCGSVLIAILVFFVLPDNFETAKFLNEEDKKLMRIRAEINARYNGKPDFDWKEVRKAATDVKLYISCWSQFMADICSFGLSSFLPLIIKSFGYGTVTTQLLTIPVFFWASFAYIVISYFSDKFKRRAFFMMPACFVTAIGYAVNLGIPVTNRAVLYFSTFLIAPGVYIIVGLNCAWLLNSHAPYYKRAMAIGMNQSIGNCAGIVVSSPSDMLKWMYWLGC; encoded by the exons ATGGACCCAGAAGCTCTAAACAGGGAGCTCAGTCTCGCAGGAGACAAGGAGAGCATCGCCATGGAGCAAGATATCCGTATCGATCCTAAGCGGGAACGTCAACTGACCCGAAAACTGGATCTCTTCATTGCGCCAATCATGACAATCATCTTTCTCAATGCCTATCTTGATAGAGCGAATATCGGAAATGCAGCTTCCGCAG AAATTCCACCCAAGTACGTTCCCCGAAACCACCATCAGAACCCAACTAACAAAACAGGCCGCATGATTCCACTTCTCATCTTCTGTTGGTCCGTCGTCCTTATCGGCACAGGCTTCATGCATAACAAGGCACAACTATACGCAAGCCGTCTCCTGCTCGGTGTCTTCGAATCCGGAATCTTCCCGTGTCTGGCCCTCTATCTCAGCACGTTCTACCAGCCACAAGAGCAGGCCCTCCGAGTATCATACCTCTTTGTGTCGTCTGCATTATCGGGTTCATTTGGCGGTTTATTCGCCTACGCGCTGCTTAAAATGGACGGTATATCTGGCCTCCAAGGCTGGCGCTGGCTATTCATCATCGAGGGCTGTGGAAGCGTTCTCATCGCTATCCTTGTCTTCTTTGTCTTGCCGGACAATTTTGAGACAGCCAAGTTTCTCAACGAAGAGGATAAGAAACTCATGCGAATTCGGGCCGAGATCAATGCAAGATATAACGGCAAGCCTGATTTCGATTGGAAAGAAGTCCGCAAGGCTGCTACAGATGTCAAGTTGTATATCAGTTGTTGGAGTCAGTTCATGGCCGACATATGCTCCTTTGGGTTGTCGAGTTTCCTACCTCTCATCATCAAGTCCTTTGGCTATGGAACCGTCACAACGCAACTTCTCACAATTCCAGTATTTTTCTGGGCCTCGTTTGCGTACATTGTTATCTCTTACTTTTCCGACAAGTTTAAACGACGTGCATTCTTCATGATGCCCGCCTGCTTTGTTACGGCTATTGGATACGCCGTGAACCTGGGTATACCAGTTACAAACAGGGCAGTGTTGTATTTTTCGACATTTCTCATCGCACCGGGCGTGTATATTATTGTTGGACTGAACTGCGCGTGGCTGCTCAATAGCCATGCACCGTATTATAAACGTGCAATGGCGATTGGCATGAATCAGTCCATTGGTAACTGCGCTGGAATTGTGGTAAGTTCCCCATCAGATATGTTGAAATGGATGTATTGGCTTGGATGCTAA
- a CDS encoding solid-state culture specific protein (similar to Aspergillus oryzae RIB40 XP_001727475.1) → MAPTTPTVVLDTTLHDLYQTDNETGQQPTLVYAPFHVYHRGAFTKFIYHAGLRVNQPVATNEDVVKLRLRTTPQRHLFAAGRMPVVILTSSERKSELADDAASMDVASMQKSSSLLPREQRPDVTFWPKPDDIPLRPGSEIALSRPTDCLSHLPHLIDPEVHYEILSKRGLAQSGLPTPSSMIVDTVLRPDEMRDPKKTSVEAARMLMAVDTYKLPFVVKLPQSSGKGTFILSNEEERVQLSEMLKPQLQQMLEQTTEANHQLHPCSLVLQDYIAGKVVALSLFITRKGRAIFVGCCKQKFNDEGQWAGGSISYPKQAEMRQLYSESMEKAALFLHQKGYYGPAGIDILTSPSGEQYIIDLNVRITGTFNLGLVAGHFTKRGMNRAMVEAAYFSCSRVKFEEIFAREMREGRIIITAWTYDESLELSFGVFIIGGSNQGEIKWQLMQVQNHAVLGLDAIVEC, encoded by the coding sequence ATGGCGCCTACCACTCCCACAGTTGTGCTAGACACAACGCTGCATGATCTTTATCAGACCGACAACGAGACCGGCCAGCAGCCGACTCTGGTGTACGCTCCTTTCCACGTCTATCATCGGGGAGCTTTTACCAAATTCATTTACCATGCTGGGCTGCGTGTAAACCAGCCTGTGGCAACGAATGAGGACGTGGTGAAGTTGCGGCTCAGGACAACACCACAGCGACACCTCTTTGCAGCTGGGCGGATGCCCGTAGTGATCCTGACGTCGAGTGAGCGCAAGTCAGAGTTGGCAGACGATGCGGCGTCGATGGACGTTGCCAGCATGCAGAAGAGCAGTTCTCTGCTCCCGCGGGAACAACGACCAGATGTGACGTTTTGGCCAAAGCCGGACGATATCCCTCTGAGACCGGGCTCCGAGATTGCTTTGAGCCGTCCGACTGATTGTCTGTCGCATTTACCGCATCTCATCGACCCGGAAGTTCACTATGAGATTCTATCGAAGCGTGGGCTGGCGCAGTCAGGGCTACCGACGCCGTCGTCAATGATTGTTGATACGGTGCTCCGCCCAGACGAGATGCGTGACCCGAAGAAAACCTCTGTAGAGGCGGCTCGGATGCTGATGGCCGTCGATACGTACAAATTGCCATTCGTAGTGAAGCTGCCTCAGTCGTCGGGGAAAGGTACTTTTATATTGTCAAACGAGGAGGAGCGTGTCCAGCTCTCGGAAATGCTCAAAccgcagctgcagcaaaTGCTTGAGCAGACTACGGAAGCGAACCACCAGCTACACCCTTGCTCTCTAGTCCTGCAGGACTACATTGCTGGAAAAGTCGTGGCTCTGTCGCTGTTTATTACGCGGAAAGGTCGTGCAATTTTTGTCGGTTGCTGCAAACAGAAGTTCAATGACGAGGGACAGTGGGCTGGTGGCTCTATATCTTATCCAAAACAAGCTGAGATGCGCCAGTTATATTCAGAATCCATGGAAAAGGCTGCTCTTTTTCTGCACCAAAAAGGATACTACGGACCAGCGGGTATAGATATACTCACCAGCCCGTCGGGAGAGCAGTACATCATTGACCTCAATGTTCGTATCACGGGAACGTTCAATCTCGGACTCGTCGCAGGACACTTCACCAAACGTGGCATGAATAGAGCCATGGTGGAGGCTGCGTACTTTTCCTGTTCAAGGGTGAAGTTTGAGGAGATCTTTGCACGCGAAATGCGGGAGGgacgcatcatcatcacagcTTGGACTTACGACGAGAGCCTAGAGCTGAGTTTTGGAGTCTTCATCATTGGAGGCAGCAACCAGGGGGAAATCAAGTGGCAGTTGATGCAGGTTCAGAACCATGCGGTGTTGGGTCTGGACGCCATCGTGGAGTGTTAG
- a CDS encoding MFS transporter (similar to Zymoseptoria tritici IPO323 XP_003852880.1) yields the protein MASCSDTGGSTSKNEDDKAASWVAMPQKQQLALIVMARFCETIADGSLQSFIIFQLRSFMLPDGSAPSTAMVALQLSLLRASVATPQLVTSTLWGVLADHPRIGRKPVIVFGLATAGVASLGLAFTRSFVGAVLCRMLVGLANGNKPAMRSMIREISGDKFESRAVLLLPIAFNIGSIVGPVLGGLLAEGAVNGSPWLSRWPFALPNVVNGIMQMSCAVLIAFHLRETLSDASKSKCKRGRRVYTSMVPEWARRLYGRYFQRKQQYELLENLEQEMEERGECETAGAPKLDAKKRYVSIWTRRLGLTLAARALLVMHIFSYPALLLVFTSTPRYQPVDASATTTTAASAVAEGNVRTNGTSAYIPVPAGYHPHAPFTFTGGLAFKPHDLAAVFAIRGLVGLLLQLLFFPYLRDVFGTLRLYRYALLVFPVTYFVTPYLATIKSSTLPPLPSSGVSLWVMVSAILVIQSTARSLALPAGSMLLNAACPDRSVLGTVNGIGQSVSSAARAIGQLMMTGWLYGVGLKVGMVGIAWWAMAGVATAAAVAAACVPVEPSSEKRESST from the coding sequence ATGGCATCCTGCTCGGACACGGGAggcagcaccagcaagaATGAGGACGACAAAGCAGCTTCTTGGGTGGCGATGccacagaagcagcagctcgCCCTCATCGTGATGGCGAGGTTCTGCGAAACGATAGCCGATGGCAGCCTTCAGAGCTTCATAATATTCCAGCTGCGGTCATTTATGCTGCCCGACGGCTCTGCGCCGAGCACCGCCATGGTGGCTCTCCAGCTTTCCTTGCTACGGGCGAGCGTCGCGACGCCGCAGCTCGTTACTTCAACGCTTTGGGGTGTCCTGGCCGACCATCCCCGTATTGGACGGAAACCCGTCATAGTCTTCGGTCTTGCGACGGCCGGAGTCGccagcttgggcttggcctTCACGAGGAGCTTCGTCGGCGCGGTGCTCTGTCGGATGCTCGTCGGATTGGCGAATGGCAACAAGCCTGCAATGAGAAGCATGATCAGAGAGATTAGCGGGGACAAATTCGAGTCGCGAGCCGTGTTGCTGCTCCCGATAGCTTTCAATATTGGATCCATTGTCGGACCAGTGCTGGGCGGGCTTCTCGCTGAGGGGGCTGTGAATGGATCACCGTGGTTGTCCAGATGGCCTTTTGCATTGCCAAACGTGGTTAATGGAATAATGCAGATGAGTTGTGCGGTCCTCATAGCGTTTCATCTCCGAGAGACTCTCAGCGACGCCAGCAAGTCAAAATGCAAACGTGGACGACGCGTATACACGTCCATGGTCCCTGAATGGGCCAGGCGACTCTATGGTCGGTATTTCCAGCGGAAACAGCAGTATGAGTTACTTGAGAACCTGGAGCAAGAGATGGAGGAGAGGGGAGAATGCGAAACAGCCGGAGCACCCAAGCTGGATGCGAAGAAACGATACGTTAGCATATGGACGCGGCGCTTGGGTTTGACGCTCGCTGCCCGCGCACTGCTGGTGATGCATATATTTTCGTATCCGGCACTTCTACTTGTCTTCACGTCGACACCACGGTACCAACCAGTCGATGCGTCTgcaacgacgacgacggctGCCTCAGCGGTGGCAGAGGGCAACGTCAGGACCAACGGCACTTCGGCCTATATTCCTGTTCCTGCTGGCTACCATCCACACGCGCCATTCACCTTTACGGGCGGTCTTGCATTCAAGCCGCATGACCTCGCTGCCGTGTTTGCGATCCGTGGCCTCGTGGgtctgctgctgcagctcctATTCTTCCCGTATCTGCGAGATGTCTTTGGCACCCTCCGACTGTATCGCTACGCTCTGCTCGTCTTCCCCGTGACGTATTTTGTCACGCCGTATCTGGCCACTATCAAGTCCTCGACGCTGCCACCGTTGCCCTCATCTGGCGTCTCGCTCTGGGTTATGGTGTCAGCCATTCTGGTGATTCAGTCAACAGCTCGTTCGCTTGCTCTGCCAGCCGGGTCGATGCTCCTCAACGCAGCGTGTCCGGATAGGTCAGTTCTCGGTACGGTTAACGGCATCGGCCAGAGCGTCTCATCGGCGGCTAGGGCCATCGGTCAACTGATGATGACAGGTTGGCTGTACGGCGTTGGCCTGAAGGTTGGCATGGTCGGTATAGCGTGGTGGGCCATGGCGGGAGTGGCCACGGCGGCTGCGGTGGCAGCGGCGTGTGTTCCGGTTGAACCCTCTAGTGAGAAGAGAGAATCGAGTACATGA
- a CDS encoding ankyrin repeat-containing protein (similar to Glarea lozoyensis ATCC 20868 XP_008082862.1): MPTLGDTKPTDETDSSTLAASEDGSVAEKQGKWAAALRALSDEDRQLFENLHLDAQKPALSVLQDVLAATNEKKEECVKKRIKVKIKGREIVIRDVLDKISAWVTKFISIGDVIVQYDPAHAALPWAAVRFVLQISVNDFEMFDFALSSIERLVNYITISSIFEVQYLQPKHHHLKAYPQLSEAVESLYANVLKFLGYLLRYFGSSTIARHLKSIVVSKNDIESKFQPIEAARLRVDELSRLMAAEYTEEEFQVLQDKLEELYRPIARTADHLEAINDGLERDTRVRILKAISTIPYPVHHKTARKGRLEGSGAWLLRSKAFLDWRSESISSVLWLHGIPGSGKTKLASLVVDELVQTNKVAYFYCIRNPAEPHRGQCDKVMASIVRQLASVKPGQPILDPVIEQYREAIDGFSEFEDQAWSIEESERVMLELLAEYPAVTIILDALDEVNYEERQTLMDVLSRLIQKSPNLLKIFISSRDNYDIVLHLAESPNIYIDADENAEDIASFINDRLDNARLLHGKLPIELRDTIAQTLKTGARGMFRWVELQIQSLVPLKVAADIRDRLGKLPPTLEGSYWELYNTILESGKHASKLAIFTFQWLLYAQKVITKENFATIASASFQIEEQDGEIMDSGSPEAITTGEILDVCANLVVLRNEVFVLAHLSVREFLEGLTTRNVDTMMATRGNAAIAAACLRLFLSSVESAYGELQQPAVADSARDTKLAQTSIQEVTDTPTEANELSQSGHAAKSATAEADSKANGNNSIDDSSVPEAEDNKTDPSSDTSNNDTIRIRIQDQKVETEPIQVKIATKLLGGQNPHALIYSCVHWVEHVAASAELRTRHPLASLLTGFLVNAKDSENVTMSFQVWHAMAANLKDRSQFPFHGKLQEAADQPSPIWVACLYNWPELVQQIYQLNWYDGINKERLIESIKAPKEWDIVSAHGYYRKMTPLVYAAVSGDVKLTTLILDNTGKDIIWGDLSIGTHPLVGAAASGDSEMVSMWLERDHDGLETEADALRAAAGSGRRETMTLLLEHNAELILRGGYKAVNFACARGQTEAVVMLVEAGAPTVRGANFVASATYYRHYDVVKYLLDKQIGLSGRAQALNLAVSHGDDKGAAILREYGAKREPAAVIRAIKAGTRTSAIRLIEAGFDVQRHYFIERDTPLHVAAQRGYTDLVSALIKAGACVNAKNRSGQTPLHVAAAQKGSYDTCKLLLDGGADTLIEDQNEHVPLDIAEQGSDAVVENLIRGKMEDLFKELQDWDKARGQTIATDEGSKDRELTVIGKDGHELHTCE, encoded by the exons ATGCCTACGCTGGGGGACACAAAACCAACAGACGAGACAGACTCCAGCACCCTAGCCGCCAGCGAAGACGGTTCTGTTGCCGAGAAGCAGGGGAAATGGGCGGCAGCTCTCCGTGCCTTGAGCGACGAGGATCGTCAGTTATTTGAGAACCTACATCTAGATGCTCAGAAGCCTGCTTTGAGTGTGCTGCAAGATGTCCTCGCAGCAACTaatgagaagaaggaggaatgcgtgaagaagaggatcaaGGTGAAGATCAAGGGCCGAGAGATTGTCATTCGTGATGTGCTCGACAAGATTTCTGCTTGGGTTACAAAGTTCATT AGTATAGGTGATGTTATCGTTCAGTACGACCCTGCACATGCGGCGCTGCCCTGGGCTGCGGTGCGCTTCGTGCTGCAGATATCCGTCAACGATTTCGAAATGTTTGACTTTGCACTATCATCCATAGAACGTTTGGTGAACtacatcaccatctccagtATATTTGAAGTACAATATCTCCAGCCCAAGCATCACCA CCTCAAGGCTTACCCTCAGCTTTCTGAGGCAGTGGAGAGTCTCTACGCAAATGTTCTAAAGTTCCTTGGATACTTGCTACGCTACTTTGGCTCCAGTACCATTGCGCGGCATCTCAAGAGCATAGTCGTATCGAAAAATGACATAGAATCCAAATTTCAGCCCATTGAAGCCGCACGGCTTAGGGTGGACGAGTTATCACGCTTGATGGCCGCGGAATATACTGAAGAAGAGTTTCAAGTCCTACAAGACAAGCTAGAAGAACTCTACAGACCCATCGCAAGAACGGCTGACCACttggaagccatcaacgacgGCTTAGAACGAGATACTCGCGTGCGCATACTCAAAGCGATTTCTACGATTCCATATCCTGTTCACCACAAAACCGCAAGAAAAGGCCGCTTGGAAGGATCAGGTGCATGGCTGCTTCGCAGCAAGGCATTTCTGGACTGGAGGTCAGAGAGCATATCTTCAGTACTATGGCTTCATGGCATACCTGGCTCAGGAAAGACAAAACTGGCTTCACTGGTTGTGGACGAACTTGTGCAAACGAACAAGGTTGCCTACTTTTATTGCATTCGAAACCCTGCTGAGCCACACCGAGGTCAATGTGACAAGGTCATGGCAAGCATTGTCCGGCAATTGGCAAGTGTCAAACCTGGTCAGCCTATACTCGACCCCGTCATCGAGCAATATCGCGAAGCGATAGATGGGTTTTCTGAGTTTGAAGATCAGGCCTGGTCTATTGAAGAGTCTGAAAGGGTGATGCTAGAGCTTCTGGCAGAATACCCCGCCGTCACCATCATTCTCGATGCATTGGATGAAGTCAATTACGAAGAAAGACAGACGCTTATGGATGTATTGTCAAGATTGATTCAAAAGTCTCCAAATCTGCTCAAAATCTTCATATCGAGCAGAGATAACTATGATATCGTCTTGCACCTGGCGGAATCGCCTAATATCTacattgatgctgatgagaatGCTGAGGATATTGCTTCCTTCAT TAACGACCGCCTTGACAATGCACGGCTCTTGCATGGAAAACTGCCGATCGAACTCCGTGACACTATTGCTCAAACCCTGAAGACCGGTGCTCGAGGCAT GTTTCGCTGGGTTGAGCTCCAGATTCAGTCCTTGGTGCCACTTAAAGTCGCGGCGGACATCCGTGATCGATTGGGAAAACTGCCACCCACTCTTGAAGGTTCTTATTGGGAGCTCTACAACACGATTTTAGAATCAGGCAAACACGCATCGAAGCTAGCCATATTCACGTTTCAGTGGCTTTTATATGCGCAGAAAGTCATTACAAAAGAGAACTTTGCCACCATCGCATCGGCGTCTTTTCAGATTGAAGAGCAGGATGGAGAAATAATGGACTCGGGTTCCCCAGAGGCTATCACAACGGGTGAGATCCTTGATGTCTGTGCCAATCTCGTTGTTCTGCGCAACGAGGTGTTCGTGCTGGCTCACTTATCCGTACGAGAATTCTTGGAAGGTCTTACTACGCGGAATGTTGATACCATGATGGCAACGAGGGGCAACGCTGCTATTGCTGCTGCGTGCCTTCGACTTTTTTTGTCGAGTGTCGAGTCCGCATACGGcgagcttcaacagcctgCTGTGGCAGACTCTGCACGAGACACCAAGCTGGCACAGACGTCAATTCAAGAGGTGACAGACACGCCTACCGAAGCAAATGAGCTATCCCAGTCCGGCCATGCTGCCAAGTCCGCCACAGCAGAAGCAGATTCGAAGGCAAATGGCAACAATTCCATCGATGATTCCTCTGTACCTGAAGCTGAAGACAACAAAACTGACCCATCTTCCGATACTTCCAATAACGATACAATTAGGATTAGGATTCAAGACCAGAAAGTGGAAACTGAGCCGATCCAAGTCAAGATCGCTACTAAACTGCTCGGTGGCCAAAATCCGCACGCATTAATCTACTCGTGCGTCCATTGGGTCGAACACGTTGCGGCATCAGCGGAGTTAAGAACCAGGCATCCTCTAGCATCACTACTCACCGGATTTCTCGTAAATGCCAAGGACTCTGAAAACGTGACGATGTCCTTTCAGGTCTGGCACGCAATGGCAGCTAATTTGAAGGACCGCAGCCAATTTCCATTCCACGGCAAGCTCCAAGAAGCGGCAGACCAACCCAGCCCCATCTGGGTGGCCTGCTTATACAATTGGCCGGAGCTGGTTCAACAAATATACCAACTCAATTGGTATGACGGCATCAACAAGGAACGATTAATCGAAAGCATCAAAGCCCCGAAGGAGTGGGACATTGTGAGCGCACATGGTTATTATCGAAAGATGACGCCGCTGGTCTACGCAGCTGTGTCGGGTGACGTAAAACTGACAACGCTGATTCTGGACAACACTGGAAAAGATATTATATGGGGAGATTTGTCAATAGGAACCCACCCACTCGTCGGTGCGGCCGCATCTGGCGACAGTGAGATGGTTTCCATGTGGCTCGAGAGAGACCATGATGGGCTCGAAACCGAGGCCGACGCTTTACGTGCAGCAGCCGGATCGGGGCGCAGGGAGACGATGACTCTTCTACTAGAGCACAATGCTGAGCTGATACTAAGAGGGGGTTATAAAGCGGTCAACTTTGCCTGTGCTAGAGGTCAAACGGAGGCAGTCGTCATGCTTGTCGAAGCTGGAGCACCAACAGTGCGTGGTGCGAACTTCGTCGCGTCTGCCACGTACTACAGGCATTACGACGTGGTCAAGTACTTGCTGGACAAACAGATCGGGCTATCAGGTCGCGCCCAGGCACTGAACCTGGCCGTATCGCACGGCGACGACAAGGGAGCGGCTATTCTTCGTGAATATGGGGCCAAGAGAGAACCTGCTGCCGTAATTCGAGCCATCAAAGCCGGGACTCGCACATCTGCTATTCGACTGATTGAAGCTGGTTTTGATGTCCAACGGCACTATTTCATCGAGCGGGATACGCCGCTTCACGTTGCGGCTCAACGAGGATATACGGACCTGGTGAGCGCATTGATCAAAGCTGGAGCTTGCGTGAATGCGAAGAATCGATCGGGACAGACGCCGCTTCATGTTGCAGCAGCGCAAAAAGGGTCTTACGATACCTGCAAGCTACTTCTCGATGGGGGAGCGGATACCTTGATAGAAGATCAGAATGAACACGTGCCTCTGGATATCGCAGAACAGGGTTCTGATGCGGTGGTCGAGAACCTGATCAGAGGCAAGATGGAAGACTTGTTcaaagagcttcaagattGGGATAAGGCTCGCGGGCAGACCATCGCCACAGATGAAGGGTCCAAGGACCGGGAGCTTACTGTGATTGGAAAAGACGGCCACGAATTACATACGTGCGAGTGA